Proteins from one Mycobacterium sp. SMC-2 genomic window:
- a CDS encoding LLM class flavin-dependent oxidoreductase — MLLTVLRFNFASPHGEPRTQSGLLSAALELAQWGEAHGITSISVDEHHATGHGWSCNPIMAAAMFLARTTTLIASVDCALGPLWNPVRLAEDIALVDNISRGRLHTTVGLGYRTVEYDAMGVDFARRGALMDNLLERMLSVWSGADADAGICTGTWTRPHPPLYVGGGSRATARRAARFRLPLSLADHLPDIAAYYRELCAEAGMTPVILMPGPVNRGMIFLHEDPERAWAELGDHILWEAVTYGGWSTDQRSLMHLPGVQTLDEVRASGRYRFLTPDELIAEVRDADDYGPLVQHPLVGGMPVDEAWKSVQLLTDKVLPALS, encoded by the coding sequence GTGTTGCTGACGGTGCTGCGCTTCAACTTCGCCTCCCCACACGGCGAACCGCGCACGCAGAGCGGGCTGTTGTCGGCCGCCCTCGAACTGGCGCAGTGGGGCGAGGCGCACGGAATCACCTCCATCAGCGTCGACGAGCATCACGCGACCGGACACGGCTGGAGCTGCAATCCCATCATGGCCGCGGCGATGTTCCTGGCCCGAACGACCACGCTGATCGCCAGCGTGGACTGTGCGCTCGGCCCGCTCTGGAACCCGGTCCGGCTCGCCGAGGACATCGCACTCGTCGACAACATCAGCCGGGGCCGGCTGCACACCACGGTCGGGCTCGGCTACCGCACGGTCGAATACGACGCCATGGGAGTCGATTTCGCGCGGCGGGGCGCGCTGATGGACAACCTGCTCGAGCGGATGCTGTCGGTGTGGTCCGGCGCCGACGCCGACGCGGGAATCTGCACCGGCACCTGGACCCGGCCGCACCCACCGCTGTACGTCGGCGGCGGCTCGCGCGCCACGGCGCGACGGGCGGCGCGCTTCCGGCTGCCGCTCAGCCTGGCCGACCACCTGCCCGACATCGCCGCCTACTACCGCGAGCTGTGTGCCGAGGCCGGCATGACGCCGGTCATCCTGATGCCGGGGCCGGTGAACCGCGGGATGATCTTCCTGCACGAGGACCCCGAGCGGGCGTGGGCCGAACTCGGCGACCACATCCTTTGGGAGGCGGTCACTTACGGCGGATGGTCGACCGATCAACGGTCCCTCATGCATCTGCCCGGCGTGCAGACGCTGGACGAGGTCAGAGCGTCCGGACGGTACCGCTTCCTGACCCCCGACGAGCTGATCGCGGAGGTGCGCGACGCCGACGACTACGGGCCGCTCGTGCAGCATCCGCTGGTCGGCGGCATGCCCGTCGACGAAGCGTGGAAGTCGGTCCAGTTGCTCACCGACAAGGTCCTGCCCGCGCTCAGCTGA
- a CDS encoding VOC family protein, which yields MAIALRPEDFYHTGVIVPDLGAAMARLSALAGYRWINPMSYTLPFRTASGVRELTSTIVYSLQSPHLELVQEVPGSPWTAAPGNAVHHLGYFSDNLAESARALEANGFTLEMTADVPGSELGLFAYYTDASGARIEIVDRALFPDFPTFLESMAAPREA from the coding sequence ATGGCAATTGCGCTGCGACCCGAGGACTTCTACCACACCGGCGTCATCGTGCCCGACCTCGGCGCGGCCATGGCACGGCTGAGCGCGCTGGCCGGCTACCGGTGGATCAACCCGATGAGCTACACCTTGCCATTCCGCACGGCGAGCGGCGTCCGCGAATTGACCTCGACCATCGTCTACTCGTTGCAGAGTCCGCACCTCGAACTCGTGCAGGAGGTCCCCGGGAGCCCATGGACGGCCGCGCCGGGCAATGCGGTGCACCATCTCGGCTACTTCAGCGACAACCTGGCCGAGAGCGCGCGGGCGCTGGAGGCCAACGGCTTCACCCTGGAGATGACCGCGGATGTGCCCGGCTCCGAGCTCGGGCTATTCGCCTACTACACAGACGCTTCGGGCGCCCGCATCGAGATCGTGGACCGCGCGCTGTTTCCCGACTTCCCCACATTCCTGGAGTCGATGGCGGCCCCGCGGGAGGCATGA
- a CDS encoding SDR family NAD(P)-dependent oxidoreductase, with the protein MTARVSFDFTGTTALITGATSGIGHATAVLFRDAGARVAVTGTKPAAADYEADLSGMEYHRLQISDADSVDALAQKFAVLDVLVNNAGANFPGGLDESKPDGFEASVALNLTGPYRLTVGLYRALKASTATGGASVVNLASMSALRAVPLVPGYGAAKAGVVCVTRNLAVKWAGKGIRVNAVAPGAIDTPMTAPMHGSAELVEAELAHIPLRRFGSVAEIAPTIAFLCTEQSSYTSGAVFVVDAASDCV; encoded by the coding sequence ATGACGGCGCGCGTCAGCTTCGACTTCACCGGCACCACGGCGCTGATCACCGGCGCCACCAGCGGGATCGGGCACGCGACCGCGGTCTTGTTCCGCGATGCCGGGGCGCGCGTCGCCGTCACCGGGACCAAGCCGGCGGCGGCGGACTACGAGGCCGACCTGTCCGGTATGGAGTATCACCGGCTGCAGATCAGCGACGCGGATTCGGTGGACGCGCTGGCGCAGAAGTTCGCCGTCCTCGACGTGCTGGTCAACAACGCCGGCGCCAATTTCCCTGGCGGCCTTGACGAGTCGAAGCCCGACGGGTTCGAGGCGTCGGTCGCGCTGAACCTCACCGGGCCGTACCGGTTGACGGTCGGGCTCTACCGCGCCTTGAAGGCGTCGACCGCGACCGGCGGTGCCAGCGTGGTGAACCTGGCGTCGATGTCTGCGCTGCGGGCCGTCCCGTTGGTCCCGGGATACGGCGCGGCGAAGGCCGGGGTGGTGTGTGTCACCAGGAACCTCGCCGTCAAATGGGCCGGCAAGGGGATTCGGGTCAACGCGGTGGCACCCGGCGCCATCGACACCCCGATGACCGCGCCCATGCACGGTTCGGCCGAACTGGTGGAGGCCGAGCTGGCGCACATCCCGTTGCGCCGCTTCGGTTCCGTCGCGGAGATCGCGCCGACCATCGCCTTCTTGTGCACCGAGCAGAGCAGCTACACCAGTGGCGCGGTATTCGTCGTCGACGCCGCGTCGGACTGCGTCTGA
- a CDS encoding MBL fold metallo-hydrolase, with translation MSFEPVYRNRPGAEAMRPAAAEKAEQIAPGLWCSPGLSNSYLLTTTEGRVIVNTGMGFEGPVHRANFDAVDSSPVRYIVFTQGHVDHVGGLDSVRDPDTTVVAQANWTLWRDDNERLIPYRASRSAFAFKDTLATGIQAIQRRLAGTRLAGQSVPVVDLDFDDTLTLEVGDRRMELISVPGGETTDSLVVWLPNERICLCGNVFGPLFGHIPNLVTMRGDRYRDALTAISSVERVRDLQPEVLVTGHFEPIAGAGLIHAELTRLRDAIRYVHDQTVEGMNAGKDVRTLMREIALPAEYEVGQGYGKVAWDVRAIWENYSGWFHHESTTELYPVGFDAVAADVVELAGADALVDRAREHLAAGRPLQAIHLAELLSADHAGARAVLRNAHEKLLAGSTNFWESAWLRNQIARNS, from the coding sequence ATGAGTTTCGAACCGGTCTACCGCAACAGGCCCGGCGCCGAAGCGATGCGGCCCGCCGCCGCCGAAAAGGCGGAGCAGATCGCGCCCGGACTGTGGTGCTCACCCGGGCTTTCCAATTCCTACCTGCTCACCACGACCGAGGGCCGGGTGATCGTCAACACCGGCATGGGCTTCGAGGGCCCGGTGCACCGCGCGAACTTCGATGCCGTCGACTCCTCGCCGGTGCGCTACATCGTCTTCACCCAGGGCCATGTCGACCACGTCGGCGGGCTGGACAGCGTGCGCGACCCGGACACGACCGTCGTGGCGCAGGCGAACTGGACGTTGTGGCGCGACGACAACGAACGCCTCATCCCGTATCGCGCCAGCCGCAGCGCCTTCGCGTTCAAGGACACCCTGGCGACCGGTATCCAAGCCATCCAGCGGCGCCTGGCTGGCACCCGGCTCGCCGGCCAGAGCGTTCCCGTCGTCGACCTCGACTTCGACGACACCTTGACCCTCGAGGTCGGCGACCGGCGGATGGAACTGATCTCCGTTCCCGGTGGGGAAACCACCGACTCACTGGTGGTGTGGCTGCCGAACGAGCGGATCTGCCTGTGTGGCAACGTCTTCGGCCCGCTGTTTGGGCACATTCCCAACCTGGTCACCATGCGCGGCGACCGGTACCGCGACGCGCTGACGGCCATCTCGTCGGTGGAGCGGGTGCGCGACCTGCAGCCCGAGGTCCTGGTGACCGGTCATTTCGAGCCGATAGCGGGTGCCGGGCTCATCCATGCCGAACTGACCCGGCTGCGCGACGCCATCCGGTACGTCCACGACCAGACCGTCGAGGGGATGAACGCCGGCAAGGACGTGCGGACCCTGATGCGCGAGATCGCGCTGCCCGCGGAATACGAAGTGGGGCAAGGCTATGGGAAGGTGGCCTGGGACGTGCGGGCCATCTGGGAGAACTACTCCGGCTGGTTTCACCACGAGTCGACCACCGAGCTGTATCCGGTCGGGTTCGACGCCGTGGCCGCCGACGTGGTCGAGCTGGCCGGCGCGGACGCATTGGTGGACCGGGCGCGGGAGCACCTCGCCGCGGGCCGCCCGCTGCAGGCCATCCATCTCGCCGAGCTCCTTTCGGCGGACCATGCGGGGGCGCGGGCCGTACTGCGGAACGCCCATGAAAAGCTTCTGGCCGGCAGCACGAACTTCTGGGAAAGCGCCTGGCTCAGAAACCAGATAGCGAGGAACTCATGA
- a CDS encoding sulfotransferase, with translation MGSAVDDIDFDDLIAPKLTDVQRQILEFTEAKLVDFDVDRMLAEAVEQAGTDDLDDVDGFGDRLAAHVAAIEADRGLRQLTRSSLRERVVRLLRNRLSLTDLLKRYPEIEAIPIEKPFIVVGMPRSGTTHLVNLIAADPRRRALPYWESQEPIPARGQGPDIFGVDPRYARAKSEHDALMVSAPVVAAMHDRFPEAIEEEVELLDLDLAAYVLEWHARVPDWRDYYLGLDQTRHYAYLRKVLQALTFLRGPRTWVLKSPQHCEQLGPLMATFPDATVAFTHRDPVAVIQSAITMMAYSDRLRRTSIEPDWLLDYWSDRVHRLLGACVRDRDLVPAERSIDIGFHQLNGNEMPVLERLYRCGGVELTPKVRARFQQYLDGNRRGKHGRIRYDLQRHFGITADELRGRFDFYFDKFDVQPES, from the coding sequence GTGGGCTCTGCCGTTGACGACATCGACTTCGACGACCTGATCGCGCCCAAGCTGACCGACGTCCAACGCCAGATCCTGGAATTCACCGAGGCCAAACTCGTCGACTTCGACGTCGACCGGATGCTCGCGGAGGCGGTCGAGCAGGCGGGAACCGATGACCTCGACGACGTCGACGGCTTCGGTGACCGGCTCGCCGCGCACGTCGCCGCGATCGAAGCCGACCGGGGCCTGCGTCAGCTCACGCGCTCCTCGCTGCGGGAGCGAGTGGTGCGCCTGCTGCGCAACCGGTTGTCACTGACCGACCTCCTCAAGCGGTATCCCGAAATCGAGGCCATCCCGATAGAGAAGCCCTTCATCGTCGTCGGGATGCCGCGGTCCGGCACCACCCATCTGGTAAATCTCATCGCCGCCGACCCGCGCCGGCGGGCGTTGCCGTACTGGGAGAGCCAGGAACCGATCCCCGCCCGCGGGCAGGGCCCCGACATCTTCGGGGTCGACCCCCGTTACGCGCGAGCCAAATCCGAGCACGACGCGCTCATGGTCAGCGCCCCGGTCGTGGCCGCCATGCACGACCGATTCCCGGAGGCGATCGAGGAAGAAGTCGAACTGCTCGACCTGGACCTGGCCGCCTACGTCCTGGAATGGCATGCGCGCGTGCCGGACTGGCGCGACTACTACCTGGGGCTGGACCAAACCCGGCACTATGCATACCTGAGAAAAGTGTTGCAGGCGTTGACCTTCCTGCGCGGTCCGCGGACCTGGGTGCTGAAGAGCCCGCAGCACTGCGAGCAGCTCGGTCCGCTGATGGCGACGTTTCCCGACGCCACCGTGGCTTTCACGCACCGCGATCCCGTCGCCGTGATCCAGTCGGCGATCACGATGATGGCCTACTCCGACCGGCTGCGCCGAACCAGCATCGAGCCAGACTGGCTGCTGGACTATTGGAGCGACCGCGTGCACCGACTGCTCGGCGCATGCGTGCGCGACCGCGATCTGGTGCCGGCCGAACGCAGCATCGACATCGGCTTCCATCAGCTCAACGGCAACGAAATGCCGGTGCTCGAACGGCTTTACCGCTGCGGCGGCGTCGAATTGACACCGAAGGTGCGGGCTCGATTCCAGCAATACCTGGATGGCAATCGGCGCGGCAAACACGGCCGCATCCGCTACGACCTGCAGCGGCACTTCGGGATCACGGCCGACGAACTGCGCGGGCGATTCGACTTCTACTTCGACAAGTTCGACGTCCAGCCCGAAAGCTAG
- a CDS encoding DUF2237 family protein, producing the protein MPDRNVLGGPLEPCGTEPLTGFYRDGCCSTGPEDLGRHTICAVMTAEFLEHQRSIGNDLLTPVPEYRFPGLLPGDRWCVTALNWLRAHQDGCAAPVVLASTHERTLEVVPLEALQEHKVDVPDDLANL; encoded by the coding sequence GTGCCCGATCGAAACGTTTTAGGTGGTCCGCTGGAACCGTGCGGCACAGAACCACTTACCGGTTTCTACCGCGACGGCTGTTGCTCGACGGGACCCGAGGACCTCGGCCGGCACACGATCTGTGCGGTGATGACCGCCGAATTCCTGGAGCACCAGCGTTCCATCGGCAATGACTTGCTGACACCGGTTCCCGAATACCGGTTCCCCGGGCTGCTGCCCGGCGATCGCTGGTGCGTCACCGCGCTGAACTGGCTTCGCGCGCACCAGGATGGCTGCGCGGCGCCCGTGGTGCTGGCCTCCACGCATGAGCGCACCCTCGAGGTGGTGCCCCTGGAGGCGCTGCAGGAGCACAAGGTCGACGTGCCCGACGACTTGGCGAACCTGTAG
- a CDS encoding PE domain-containing protein codes for MQALSFDPAAAGIGSDVVRGAMQGLQAGVTASPSTTALVPAGADEVSAQAALAFAAEATAFLALNTAAQEELVRTGTAVLDITRMYSEVDAAAAGSVLGLRPPATYPLAG; via the coding sequence GTGCAGGCACTGTCATTCGATCCGGCCGCCGCCGGCATCGGGTCCGACGTCGTCCGCGGCGCCATGCAGGGCCTGCAGGCCGGTGTCACCGCATCGCCATCGACCACCGCCCTGGTGCCGGCCGGGGCCGACGAGGTGTCGGCGCAGGCGGCCCTCGCGTTCGCCGCCGAGGCCACCGCGTTTCTGGCGCTGAACACGGCGGCGCAAGAAGAGCTGGTCCGCACGGGCACGGCGGTACTCGACATCACCCGCATGTACTCGGAGGTCGACGCCGCCGCGGCCGGCAGCGTGCTTGGCCTCCGCCCGCCGGCCACCTACCCGCTGGCGGGGTAG
- a CDS encoding cellulase family glycosylhydrolase — protein sequence MQRRTALKLPILLAAGTALARAPRASAEEPGRWSADRANRWYQAQGFLVGSNYITSNAINQLEMFQADTFDPRRIDTELGWARFYGHNTARVFLHDQLWAQDQRGFQTRLAQFVGIAARHRIKPLFVFFDSCWDPAPRAGRQRPPRPGVHNSGWVQSPGAERLGDPRYAGVMRDYVTAVLTQFRNDDRVLGWDLWNEPDNPARQYKNAERGDKDQLVANLLPQVFRWARAVDPSQPLTSGVWRGDWGQPQGRSAISDIQLANADVITFHSYAEPAGFESRIGELAPLGRPILCTEYMARPRGSTVEGILPVAKRHNVGAINWGLVAGKTQTYFPWESWDHPYTAIPKVWFHDLLGPDGRPFRDTEALTTRKLAGSQA from the coding sequence GTGCAACGAAGAACGGCCCTCAAGCTGCCAATTTTGCTGGCAGCGGGCACCGCGCTGGCGCGAGCCCCGCGCGCCTCCGCGGAGGAACCGGGCCGCTGGTCCGCCGATCGCGCCAACCGCTGGTATCAGGCGCAAGGGTTCCTGGTCGGATCGAACTACATCACCTCCAACGCCATCAACCAGCTCGAGATGTTTCAGGCCGACACCTTCGACCCCCGCCGCATCGACACCGAGCTCGGCTGGGCCCGGTTCTACGGGCACAACACCGCGCGGGTGTTCCTTCACGATCAGCTGTGGGCCCAGGACCAGCGCGGCTTCCAAACGCGGCTGGCGCAGTTCGTCGGCATCGCAGCGCGCCATCGGATCAAACCGCTGTTCGTGTTCTTCGACTCGTGCTGGGACCCGGCGCCCAGGGCCGGCCGGCAACGCCCCCCGCGGCCCGGGGTGCACAACTCCGGCTGGGTGCAGAGCCCGGGCGCCGAACGGCTCGGCGACCCCCGCTATGCCGGCGTCATGCGCGACTACGTCACCGCCGTATTGACCCAATTCCGCAACGACGACCGCGTTCTCGGCTGGGACTTGTGGAACGAGCCCGACAACCCGGCGCGCCAGTACAAGAACGCCGAGCGCGGCGACAAGGATCAGTTGGTCGCTAACCTGCTCCCCCAGGTCTTCCGCTGGGCGCGCGCGGTCGATCCCAGTCAGCCGCTCACGAGTGGCGTGTGGCGCGGTGATTGGGGACAGCCGCAGGGCCGCAGCGCAATCAGCGATATCCAGCTCGCCAACGCCGACGTGATCACGTTCCATTCCTACGCCGAGCCCGCGGGCTTCGAGTCGCGGATCGGCGAGCTTGCCCCGCTGGGCAGACCGATTCTGTGCACCGAGTACATGGCCCGGCCCCGGGGCAGCACCGTCGAGGGAATTCTGCCAGTTGCCAAGCGCCACAACGTCGGTGCGATCAATTGGGGTCTGGTTGCCGGAAAGACACAGACCTACTTTCCCTGGGAATCGTGGGACCACCCGTACACGGCGATTCCGAAAGTTTGGTTCCACGACCTGCTCGGGCCCGACGGCCGCCCCTTCCGGGATACCGAAGCCCTGACGACCCGGAAGCTGGCCGGGTCCCAGGCTTGA